A stretch of the Clostridium fungisolvens genome encodes the following:
- a CDS encoding ABC transporter ATP-binding protein, translating into MSKLKIEPMKHPDKAINYWKKEKFVVVCIIIFGISFNVSIVLGPIYQGKLIDAIATGGSLLYALTVAVTYLLIIGTVQLLRYFKRFYIRRFANSTSATMRLMIYNNIMQKSTSELDNENTGNLMTRAISDVDLCVEGMRKFTTEVFDTGVLMISYLVTMLAYDVKITLLSIIFVPVAIVIAEKLKSVIYKYSKDYRKQSSEVTDITYDIIENSILYRVTGMEAKNRARYNDELEDLQNKAIKANILENSMQPVYNIIAMIGIIMVIYLGGTKVIIGDWTVGVFSTYIAMFTAMAVKASKAAKLFNSVQKSQVSWKRIKPYLEEYKIKEKTSNINNGDTSLSVDNLSFSYGEDKEKIIEHISFGGKGGEIIGLTGSIASGKSTLGISLLGLYPYLGSIKIDGKELKDYSEYERSQIISYLGHKPQLLSDTIYNNITLGSNKDINSVLKDVCFDTDLEAMTNDQKTLVGNGGIKLSGGQQARIALARALLNKNKIIILDDPFSAVDMKTEEKIIENLKTNYRNSLIILISHRLAIFSRINNIILLKSDKTADYGTHDELMKKSEYYSTIYNFQCLEGCDGSGE; encoded by the coding sequence ATGTCCAAATTAAAAATAGAACCTATGAAACATCCGGATAAAGCTATAAACTATTGGAAAAAAGAAAAATTTGTTGTTGTCTGCATTATAATATTCGGAATATCTTTTAATGTCTCAATTGTTTTAGGACCAATATACCAGGGAAAACTCATAGACGCTATTGCTACTGGGGGAAGTTTATTATATGCGCTAACAGTAGCAGTTACCTATTTACTGATAATAGGAACTGTTCAACTTCTACGCTATTTTAAGCGGTTTTATATAAGGCGTTTTGCTAACAGCACAAGTGCAACTATGCGGCTTATGATATACAATAATATAATGCAAAAAAGCACTTCAGAGCTGGATAATGAGAATACTGGTAACCTCATGACAAGAGCTATTTCTGATGTTGATTTATGTGTGGAAGGTATGAGGAAGTTTACCACTGAAGTATTTGATACTGGTGTTCTTATGATATCTTACCTGGTAACAATGCTTGCTTATGATGTGAAAATAACTTTGCTTTCTATTATTTTTGTTCCAGTTGCTATTGTAATTGCTGAAAAATTAAAAAGTGTTATATATAAATACTCAAAGGATTATCGTAAGCAGAGCAGTGAGGTTACAGATATCACCTATGATATAATTGAAAATTCCATTCTTTATCGTGTAACAGGTATGGAAGCTAAAAACAGAGCAAGGTATAATGATGAACTAGAGGATTTGCAAAATAAGGCTATTAAAGCAAATATATTAGAAAATTCTATGCAGCCTGTATATAATATTATCGCAATGATTGGAATAATTATGGTAATTTACCTTGGAGGTACGAAGGTTATTATTGGAGACTGGACTGTAGGAGTTTTTTCTACGTATATTGCAATGTTTACAGCCATGGCGGTAAAGGCAAGTAAAGCAGCAAAGCTGTTTAATTCTGTGCAAAAATCACAGGTTTCGTGGAAACGAATTAAACCGTATCTGGAAGAATATAAGATTAAAGAAAAAACTTCTAATATAAATAATGGTGACACCTCACTTTCAGTAGATAATCTTAGTTTCTCTTATGGAGAAGATAAGGAAAAAATTATTGAGCATATCAGTTTCGGTGGAAAGGGAGGAGAGATCATAGGTTTAACAGGTTCTATTGCTTCAGGCAAATCTACACTTGGGATATCTCTATTAGGTCTGTATCCTTATTTAGGAAGCATTAAAATTGATGGTAAGGAACTTAAGGATTACTCAGAGTATGAGCGAAGCCAAATAATTTCTTACTTGGGTCATAAGCCTCAGCTGCTTTCCGATACTATTTACAACAATATAACATTAGGAAGCAATAAAGATATTAATTCTGTATTAAAGGATGTTTGTTTTGATACAGATTTAGAAGCAATGACGAATGATCAAAAAACCTTAGTAGGAAACGGTGGGATAAAATTAAGCGGAGGTCAGCAAGCCAGAATAGCTCTTGCAAGGGCGCTTCTAAATAAAAATAAAATTATAATATTAGATGATCCTTTTTCTGCAGTTGATATGAAAACAGAAGAAAAAATTATTGAAAACCTAAAAACCAATTATAGAAATAGCTTGATTATACTAATCTCTCATCGTTTAGCTATTTTTAGCAGAATAAATAATATTATTTTATTAAAAAGCGATAAGACAGCAGATTACGGTACACATGATGAACTTATGAAAAAATCTGAATATTATTCCACAATATATAATTTCCAATGTTTAGAGGGGTGTGATGGAAGTGGAGAATAG
- a CDS encoding YkvA family protein: MITKIKQWAKKLKSNIAILYLAYKHELTPWYAKLTVIITAGYALSPIDIIPYFIPVLGFVDDAIVLPALIWLSLRLIPNSVKEICRESAEDVFSKGKPKNYIGGRIIMLI, translated from the coding sequence GTGATAACAAAAATAAAACAATGGGCTAAAAAGTTGAAATCTAATATAGCGATACTTTATCTTGCATATAAGCATGAATTGACTCCGTGGTATGCAAAGTTGACAGTTATTATAACTGCTGGATATGCTCTAAGTCCTATAGATATCATACCATATTTTATACCTGTACTTGGATTTGTTGATGATGCAATTGTGCTTCCTGCGCTAATTTGGCTGTCCTTAAGACTTATACCTAATAGTGTTAAAGAAATTTGTAGGGAATCAGCAGAAGATGTTTTTTCAAAGGGAAAACCCAAAAATTACATAGGTGGTAGAATTATTATGTTGATTTAG
- a CDS encoding Chromate resistance protein ChrB translates to MNWRTLIYQIPREPQKNRMAVWRRLKSIGALNVFQSIWILPETKESKEEFKRLEEQINTSGGQSISCITLIDEELKNKKLIEQFNKEREADYKELIEKCDDFEAEIERETKRENFTFAEIEENDHEIDKLNTWLKKIEKKDYFGCPMKNEVLKRIDGCSSLLAEFSNKVFEIDEKT, encoded by the coding sequence TTGAACTGGAGAACTTTGATATATCAAATACCAAGAGAACCACAAAAAAATAGAATGGCTGTATGGAGAAGATTAAAATCTATTGGAGCACTAAATGTTTTTCAATCTATCTGGATATTACCTGAAACTAAAGAGAGCAAAGAGGAGTTTAAGAGGCTTGAAGAACAAATTAATACTAGTGGAGGTCAAAGTATTAGCTGTATTACTTTAATAGATGAGGAATTAAAAAACAAAAAATTAATCGAGCAGTTTAATAAGGAAAGAGAAGCGGATTATAAAGAACTGATTGAGAAGTGTGATGATTTCGAAGCTGAAATTGAACGGGAAACTAAAAGAGAGAATTTTACCTTTGCTGAGATAGAGGAAAATGACCACGAGATAGATAAACTTAATACTTGGTTAAAAAAGATAGAAAAAAAGGATTATTTCGGATGTCCAATGAAAAATGAAGTATTGAAGAGAATTGATGGATGTTCATCATTATTAGCTGAATTTAGCAATAAAGTTTTTGAAATAGACGAAAAGACGTAG